DNA sequence from the Tissierella sp. MB52-C2 genome:
GATAGAATCATTATTTCTAAGGGCAATTTCATCTAGCTTATCTATGGTTGCATTGCCTATGCCCCTCTTAGGTACATTGATTATTCTCTTTAAAGAAATATTATCTAATGGATTTTCCAATACTTTTAAATATGCTACTATATCCTTTATTTCTTTTCTATCATAGAATTTAAGCCCTCCTACGATTTTATAAGGAATATTCTTTCTCATAAAACAATCCTCAAAGGAACGAGACTGGGCATTAGTTCTATAAAGAATGGCAATATCAGATAGATTAAATCCATCCTTTATTAGTTCATCTATTTTACTTCCTACAAATAAAGCCTCGTCTTCTGAGTCAGACATTTCCTCATAGCGTATAGGCTCTCCTTCCTGGTTATCTGTCCATAGATTCTTATCTTTTCTCTCAGAATTGTTTTTTATCACTCTATTTGCCAAATCAAGTATTTTTTGTGTAGATCTGTAGTTTTGCTCAAGCATTATAGTAGTAGCACCTTTAAAATCCTTTTCAAAGTTTAAAATATTAGTGATGTCTGCATTTCTCCATGAATAAATTGATTGATCAGGGTCTCCAACTACACAAATATTTCTATATTTGTCTGAAAGTAGTTTAACTAATTCATATTGAACCTTATTTGTATCTTGATATTCGTCTACAAAAACATATTTGAATCTTCTTTGATAATAGTCTAAAACTGTTGGATCATTTCTTAGTAGTTCCACTGTCTTTATTATTAAATCATCAAAATCTAATGCATTATATTGTTTTAATTTTTCTTGATATAGTGCATATAATTCGCCAATATTTCTTAGGTAAAAATCTTTATAATTATTGTTTATAAATTCATTTGGATCTACTATTTCATCCTTTAATTTACTTATTTGAGATAAAACTGATGATTCCTTATATGTATCTTTATTAAGATTTCTTTCCTTTATACATTCTTTTACAAGGGTTATTTGATCATCTCTATCATATATGGTAAATGATCTATTGTATCCTATTTTATCAATATCTCTTCTTAAAATCCTTACACATATGGAGTGGAAGGTTCCCATCCACATATTTTCTACAGAATCAGACAAAGTTCTAGCAACTCTATCCTTCATTTCGGCAGCAGCCTTGTTAGTAAATGTAATTGCCAATATATTTCCCGGGAAAATTCCTTTTTCTTCGATTAAATATGCTATTTTATGAGTAACA
Encoded proteins:
- the pcrA gene encoding DNA helicase PcrA, with the protein product MDYLNGLNDRQREAVLHTDGSLLILAGAGSGKTKVVTHKIAYLIEEKGIFPGNILAITFTNKAAAEMKDRVARTLSDSVENMWMGTFHSICVRILRRDIDKIGYNRSFTIYDRDDQITLVKECIKERNLNKDTYKESSVLSQISKLKDEIVDPNEFINNNYKDFYLRNIGELYALYQEKLKQYNALDFDDLIIKTVELLRNDPTVLDYYQRRFKYVFVDEYQDTNKVQYELVKLLSDKYRNICVVGDPDQSIYSWRNADITNILNFEKDFKGATTIMLEQNYRSTQKILDLANRVIKNNSERKDKNLWTDNQEGEPIRYEEMSDSEDEALFVGSKIDELIKDGFNLSDIAILYRTNAQSRSFEDCFMRKNIPYKIVGGLKFYDRKEIKDIVAYLKVLENPLDNISLKRIINVPKRGIGNATIDKLDEIALRNNDSIYGVLLSLDSIDELNSRAKNSLKPFMDMMSMLMAKKETMGIKDFIEEVINSTDYIKELEKENTIESQTRIDNIKEFVSVAIDFEMRMGESDLEEFLANVALLSDVDKTSDSTNVVTMMTVHSSKGLEFPVVFLVGMEEGLFPITRSLESESELEEERRLCYVAVTRAERLLYITNAKIRTIYGNVNYTLPSRFIAEMGDGIEKREREGLREQLVSVKDLTAKKETFKKETFMGNSFTIQAKPKPITDVNQEVNIGDKVKHKKFGIGTIVQVKDRDNDKELVISFDGQGLKRLLLSIAPIEIMR